One Luteibacter sp. 9135 DNA segment encodes these proteins:
- a CDS encoding alpha/beta fold hydrolase, with the protein MPSCSLGGRIAACLVVVLFSSAQPAPAAPANDVPRIAWLPCDPSLVKENDHEFDGRLSCSRFLAPLDHRQPDGRTIEVGAIRMAARDRANRKGVLFVNIGGPGGHPASLVTGLVSAFQSWDPHDPVHGMKRELVDRYDIIGVIPRGMQGGWTLDCSEAANTVHPFLPTHRDDAHWRQLVADARALASACIRAPEARYISTEQHVHDMDYVRRAIGEDHIHFYGASYGGRVGAWYAAMYPDHIGRMLLDSSMVFPASFRTATYASMDKRQQRFETQVLAPLLADPVRFGQPPDRAALRWAPHALHPAVRPHWYDMLDTPQHLAAALTMSRWLDEDGWHSWKRLATRMAAERMSTDRAAHAALQDAAWDLLAPWLAPPLTTPPTSPEDRYAQSTYLAVLCNDETNWGSEPQIRARADNDAFKYPLDNGVQTFVQLVCASWGPRTSRTPDLDVLAQGQPFLMLHAENDVATPIEGARNITLPKYPNARLITATGTDLHGLFGQTGTACIEHDAARYLLDGTLPMHDRQESVCAFERPDDHPAYYSLR; encoded by the coding sequence ATGCCATCGTGTTCGCTTGGCGGCCGTATCGCCGCCTGTCTCGTCGTCGTTCTGTTCTCGTCGGCCCAGCCAGCGCCCGCCGCACCCGCAAACGACGTGCCGCGTATCGCGTGGCTGCCCTGCGACCCGTCGCTCGTCAAGGAAAACGACCATGAGTTCGATGGCCGCTTGAGTTGTTCACGATTCCTCGCCCCGCTCGATCACCGCCAGCCCGATGGACGGACGATCGAGGTCGGCGCCATACGCATGGCAGCCCGCGACCGGGCGAACCGCAAGGGCGTACTCTTCGTCAACATCGGTGGTCCAGGCGGTCATCCGGCCAGCTTGGTGACCGGACTGGTCTCCGCCTTCCAGTCCTGGGACCCACACGATCCCGTGCATGGCATGAAGCGCGAGCTGGTAGACCGCTACGACATCATCGGCGTCATACCGCGTGGCATGCAGGGCGGCTGGACACTGGATTGCAGCGAGGCCGCCAACACGGTTCACCCGTTCCTGCCGACCCATCGCGACGACGCACACTGGCGCCAGCTGGTCGCGGATGCACGCGCGTTGGCCAGTGCGTGCATCCGTGCGCCCGAGGCTCGCTATATCAGTACGGAGCAGCACGTCCACGACATGGATTACGTCCGGCGGGCGATCGGCGAGGATCACATCCACTTCTACGGCGCGTCGTACGGCGGAAGGGTCGGGGCGTGGTACGCCGCGATGTATCCGGATCACATCGGCCGCATGCTGCTGGACTCGAGCATGGTGTTTCCTGCCTCCTTCAGGACAGCGACGTACGCGTCGATGGACAAGCGCCAGCAGCGATTCGAGACGCAGGTGCTGGCACCGTTACTCGCCGACCCGGTCCGCTTCGGCCAGCCGCCGGATCGTGCTGCGCTTCGCTGGGCGCCGCATGCGCTGCACCCGGCGGTGAGGCCGCACTGGTACGACATGCTCGACACGCCCCAACACCTGGCCGCCGCGTTGACGATGAGCCGCTGGCTGGATGAAGACGGATGGCACAGCTGGAAACGCCTCGCCACGCGCATGGCGGCGGAACGCATGAGCACCGACCGCGCCGCGCATGCGGCGCTGCAGGATGCGGCGTGGGACCTGCTGGCACCCTGGCTTGCTCCGCCGTTGACCACACCGCCCACGTCACCCGAAGACCGGTACGCGCAGTCCACCTACCTCGCCGTGCTGTGCAACGACGAAACCAACTGGGGAAGCGAGCCGCAGATACGCGCCCGCGCGGACAACGACGCCTTCAAGTATCCCCTGGACAACGGAGTACAGACGTTCGTCCAACTCGTCTGCGCATCGTGGGGACCGCGTACCTCACGTACTCCCGATCTGGACGTGCTCGCGCAAGGGCAACCCTTCCTGATGCTCCATGCCGAGAACGACGTGGCAACGCCGATCGAAGGTGCACGAAACATCACGTTGCCGAAGTATCCCAACGCACGCCTGATCACGGCAACCGGCACGGACCTGCACGGGCTGTTCGGCCAGACGGGCACCGCATGCATCGAGCACGACGCGGCCCGTTACCTGCTGGACGGTACGTTGCCCATGCACGACCGCCAGGAATCGGTGTGCGCGTTCGAGCGGCCCGACGATCATCCTGCTTATTACAGCCTCCGCTGA
- a CDS encoding DHA2 family efflux MFS transporter permease subunit: MAGQNGNGGSRPPLTGGALVLLTAGVALATFMEVLDISIVNVSVRTIAGNVGVSSNEGTMAISAYSMASAVMQPLTGWVARRFGEVRTFMTSVALFVVFSALCGFSTSMPMLIVFRLLQGAVSGPMVPLSQTLLLNNYPVARRPIALALWAMTVVVAPVFGPILGGWITDNYHWSWIFFINIPVGIFAVVVTYALLRDRESKVTKMPIDAIGLFLLAVGVGCLQFMLDNGNDDDWFTSKTITVLAIVSLVCITFLIAWELMHKHPVVELRLLGKRNFFVGVLCLSLGMFAFFGGTVVMPMWVQEVLGYTATWAGFVVAPIGILAIVLSPIVGVFQNKFDLRLLNTIGFAVFAAASFYMSTLSTNAPYGELAIPRLCMGAGIALFFVPVNQIILSGMPDEEVASASGLSNFFRTLAGSIATAVSTTMYSHRTTYHHAVLVENVSAGNRATTEYLDRFQALGVQGPPANAALNRLVDMQAATLAVNDVFWIFGLIFGLAMIAIWFAKPPFASGGTPGH; encoded by the coding sequence ATGGCCGGGCAGAACGGCAACGGCGGGTCCAGGCCGCCGCTCACCGGCGGCGCGCTGGTGCTGCTTACGGCGGGCGTGGCGCTGGCCACGTTCATGGAGGTGCTCGACATCTCCATTGTCAACGTGTCGGTGCGCACCATCGCCGGCAACGTGGGCGTCAGCAGCAACGAGGGCACCATGGCGATCAGTGCCTACTCGATGGCCAGCGCGGTGATGCAGCCGCTGACCGGTTGGGTGGCACGGCGCTTCGGCGAGGTGCGGACGTTCATGACCTCGGTGGCGCTGTTCGTGGTGTTCTCCGCGCTGTGCGGGTTCTCCACCTCGATGCCCATGTTGATCGTGTTCCGCCTGCTGCAGGGCGCGGTGTCGGGCCCGATGGTGCCGTTGTCGCAAACCCTGCTGCTGAACAACTACCCGGTGGCGCGACGACCCATCGCGCTGGCGCTATGGGCAATGACAGTGGTGGTCGCGCCCGTGTTCGGCCCGATCCTGGGTGGCTGGATCACCGACAACTACCACTGGTCGTGGATCTTCTTCATCAACATCCCGGTGGGCATCTTCGCCGTGGTGGTGACGTACGCCCTGCTGCGTGATCGCGAGTCCAAAGTCACCAAGATGCCGATCGATGCGATCGGCCTGTTCCTGCTGGCGGTGGGCGTAGGCTGCCTGCAGTTCATGCTGGACAACGGTAACGACGACGATTGGTTCACGTCCAAGACCATTACCGTACTGGCGATCGTCTCGCTGGTCTGCATCACCTTCCTGATCGCGTGGGAACTGATGCACAAGCATCCCGTGGTCGAGCTGCGCCTGTTGGGCAAACGCAACTTCTTCGTCGGCGTACTGTGCCTGTCGCTGGGCATGTTCGCCTTCTTCGGCGGCACCGTGGTCATGCCGATGTGGGTGCAGGAGGTCCTGGGCTATACCGCCACCTGGGCGGGCTTCGTGGTTGCGCCCATCGGCATCCTGGCCATCGTGCTATCGCCCATCGTCGGCGTATTCCAGAACAAGTTCGACCTGCGTCTGCTCAACACCATCGGCTTCGCGGTGTTCGCCGCGGCGTCGTTCTACATGTCGACACTGAGCACCAACGCGCCCTACGGGGAGCTGGCCATTCCGCGTCTTTGCATGGGTGCGGGCATCGCTTTGTTCTTCGTGCCGGTGAACCAGATCATCCTCTCCGGTATGCCGGACGAGGAAGTGGCCAGCGCGTCGGGGCTGTCCAACTTCTTCCGCACACTGGCGGGCAGCATCGCCACCGCGGTCAGCACCACGATGTATTCGCACCGCACCACGTACCACCACGCGGTGCTGGTGGAAAACGTGAGCGCGGGCAATCGCGCCACCACCGAATACCTGGACCGCTTCCAGGCACTCGGCGTGCAGGGTCCGCCCGCGAACGCGGCGCTCAACCGCCTCGTGGACATGCAGGCGGCCACGCTGGCGGTGAATGACGTGTTCTGGATCTTCGGCCTGATCTTCGGCCTGGCCATGATCGCGATATGGTTCGCCAAGCCGCCGTTCGCGTCGGGCGGCACGCCAGGGCATTGA
- a CDS encoding HlyD family secretion protein yields MTPDNEIPGEGTDGGLAPQPYKYRYKYLHKYGDESPRGERDEHAGDEDDDGRDEEKDKGAGKQDGDKNDKDQNKDKEKKDGKDGKDEDGKEKKEDDPKAKRKKVVVLSIIAAVFVLAGIGWLLYYIFVLSQRETTDDAYVKGDMVTISSRVAGTVVEVGVEETERVHQGQVLIKLDPVDAQVSLMNAEGQLAQAVRQAQAQMQQANQADAAIPQRRAQYEQARDDYNRRHPLLERRAVSAEEVDNGKRQMQQAKAALDAAEREAAAAHAQVDGTTVETYPAVIQARSQFRNAWVNSGRNAIVSPIEGYAARRQVQVGQRIQPGQDLLTVVPLADLWVDANFKETQLEHIRIGQPVKLTTDMYSDVEYHGKVVGLNAGTGSAFSLLPAENATGNWIKVVQRLPVRIAIDAEDLRKHPLRIGLSTDVNVDTHDRDGRVLSETPRSKPLASTNVYEQEMGEADQRAEQIIRENTVDATPKPVAAKRGG; encoded by the coding sequence ATGACCCCTGATAACGAAATCCCCGGCGAAGGCACCGACGGCGGCCTCGCGCCGCAGCCGTACAAGTACCGTTACAAGTACCTGCACAAGTACGGCGACGAATCGCCGCGCGGTGAGCGCGACGAGCATGCCGGCGATGAAGACGACGACGGCAGGGACGAGGAAAAGGACAAGGGCGCCGGAAAGCAGGACGGCGACAAGAACGATAAGGACCAGAACAAGGACAAGGAAAAGAAAGACGGCAAGGACGGCAAGGACGAGGACGGCAAGGAAAAGAAGGAAGACGACCCCAAGGCCAAGCGCAAGAAGGTCGTCGTGCTGTCGATCATCGCGGCCGTGTTCGTGCTGGCCGGCATCGGCTGGCTGCTCTACTACATCTTCGTGCTGTCGCAGCGCGAGACCACCGACGATGCCTACGTCAAGGGCGATATGGTAACCATCTCGTCCCGCGTGGCGGGCACGGTGGTCGAGGTGGGCGTGGAGGAAACCGAGCGGGTGCACCAGGGCCAGGTGCTGATCAAGCTGGACCCCGTCGACGCCCAGGTCAGCCTGATGAATGCGGAGGGCCAGCTGGCCCAGGCCGTTCGCCAGGCCCAGGCACAGATGCAGCAGGCCAACCAGGCTGATGCCGCCATCCCGCAGCGTCGCGCCCAGTACGAACAGGCACGCGACGACTATAACCGCCGCCATCCGCTGCTCGAGCGTCGCGCGGTGTCCGCGGAGGAAGTGGACAACGGCAAGCGCCAGATGCAGCAGGCCAAGGCGGCGCTGGACGCGGCCGAGCGCGAGGCCGCCGCCGCGCACGCTCAGGTCGATGGCACCACCGTAGAGACCTACCCGGCAGTGATCCAGGCCCGTTCTCAGTTCCGCAACGCATGGGTGAACAGCGGCCGCAACGCCATCGTCTCGCCCATCGAAGGCTACGCCGCGCGTCGCCAGGTGCAGGTGGGCCAGCGTATCCAGCCGGGTCAGGACCTACTGACCGTGGTGCCGTTGGCCGACCTGTGGGTCGATGCCAACTTCAAGGAAACCCAGCTGGAGCACATCCGCATCGGCCAGCCGGTGAAGCTCACCACCGACATGTATTCGGACGTGGAGTACCACGGCAAGGTGGTCGGCCTGAACGCCGGCACCGGCAGCGCGTTCTCGCTGCTGCCCGCTGAGAACGCCACCGGCAACTGGATCAAGGTGGTGCAGCGCCTGCCCGTACGCATCGCCATCGACGCGGAAGACCTGCGCAAGCACCCGTTGCGCATCGGCCTGTCCACCGACGTGAACGTGGACACGCACGACCGCGACGGCCGCGTGCTCTCGGAAACGCCGCGTAGCAAGCCGCTGGCCAGCACCAACGTCTACGAGCAGGAGATGGGCGAGGCCGACCAGCGCGCCGAGCAGATCATCCGCGAGAACACGGTGGATGCAACCCCGAAGCCGGTAGCGGCCAAGCGCGGCGGCTGA
- a CDS encoding efflux transporter outer membrane subunit encodes MPNPHRHRRRSGGLRVAVLAAALMLAACAPAVRPPAFVPRDEVPIAGLPTSQAGWPQPEWWKRYDDAQLDRVVDLAMRGSPNMEQAEARYRAALRAVDSAKAELNPQVRGLVNGGHGYNDVSLNGQMPGAAGNAQGFQLNPGKSWSNSGVAGALATWDLDLWGKQKAAVQASVGQARAAEAERASAATSLQYNVVNTYFDWQAQQARLAVARHAADSSSQYRDLVELRVHAGLDDPTTLDQADAQLAQTRQNVAQLDGAASLDLAQLAALAGVSPKDLGTLTPSPLPTPDTRLPDDARIGLLARRPDIAAARWQIEASSKNIDQARKAYYPDVSLMALGAFLRTYPDLGSGTRTDLTLGNLGASVQLPIFSGGRLRAQFESAQAQLDSAVAQYDGAVVQAAGEIAQGIAQLQALDAQRVQVDRQYAATAAQKAKAADRRGKGLIDDRTWLNADMQLDQQRDARLQLTSQMLSANLSLIHALGGGYHADDLPALPATAAGKDSSR; translated from the coding sequence CGGCCTCCGCGTTGCCGTTCTCGCTGCGGCCTTGATGCTGGCGGCCTGTGCCCCGGCCGTGCGCCCGCCGGCCTTCGTCCCGCGTGACGAGGTGCCGATCGCCGGCCTTCCGACCAGCCAGGCAGGCTGGCCGCAGCCGGAATGGTGGAAGCGCTACGACGACGCGCAGCTGGACCGCGTGGTGGACCTGGCCATGCGCGGCTCGCCGAACATGGAACAGGCCGAGGCGCGTTATCGTGCCGCGCTGCGGGCGGTGGACTCGGCGAAGGCCGAACTGAACCCGCAGGTGCGCGGGTTGGTCAACGGCGGCCACGGCTACAACGACGTGTCGCTGAACGGGCAGATGCCGGGCGCCGCAGGTAACGCCCAGGGCTTCCAGCTGAACCCCGGCAAGAGCTGGAGCAACAGCGGCGTGGCCGGCGCGCTGGCCACGTGGGACCTGGACCTCTGGGGCAAGCAGAAGGCGGCCGTGCAAGCGTCGGTCGGTCAGGCGCGCGCCGCCGAGGCCGAGCGGGCGTCCGCCGCCACCTCGCTGCAATACAACGTGGTCAACACGTACTTCGACTGGCAGGCCCAGCAAGCCCGGCTCGCCGTGGCCCGCCATGCGGCCGACAGCTCGTCGCAGTACCGCGACCTGGTGGAGCTGCGGGTGCACGCCGGCCTGGACGACCCCACCACGCTCGACCAGGCCGATGCGCAGCTGGCGCAGACCCGACAGAACGTGGCCCAGTTGGACGGCGCGGCCAGCCTCGACCTGGCCCAGCTGGCCGCACTGGCCGGCGTGTCACCGAAGGATCTCGGCACCCTGACGCCTTCGCCGCTGCCGACGCCGGATACCCGCCTGCCCGACGACGCCCGCATCGGACTGCTGGCGCGGCGTCCGGATATCGCCGCCGCGCGCTGGCAGATCGAAGCCTCGTCGAAGAACATCGACCAGGCGCGCAAGGCCTATTACCCCGACGTGAGCCTGATGGCGCTGGGCGCCTTCCTGCGCACGTATCCCGACCTGGGCTCCGGCACGCGTACCGACCTCACGCTGGGTAACCTGGGCGCGTCGGTGCAGCTGCCGATCTTCAGCGGTGGCCGACTGCGGGCCCAGTTCGAGAGCGCGCAGGCCCAGCTGGACAGCGCGGTGGCCCAGTACGACGGCGCCGTGGTGCAGGCCGCAGGAGAAATCGCCCAGGGCATCGCGCAATTGCAGGCGCTGGACGCCCAGCGCGTGCAGGTGGATCGCCAGTACGCGGCCACCGCGGCGCAGAAGGCCAAGGCGGCCGACCGCCGGGGCAAGGGGCTGATCGACGACCGCACGTGGCTCAACGCCGACATGCAGCTCGATCAGCAGCGCGACGCCCGCCTGCAGCTCACCAGCCAGATGCTTTCCGCCAACCTTTCCCTTATCCATGCACTGGGCGGCGGCTATCACGCCGACGACCTGCCCGCTCTTCCGGCCACCGCCGCCGGCAAGGACTCCTCGCGATGA